In Thermococcus profundus, the genomic stretch GTAGGCTATGCTCTCGACCCTGAGTCCGATCTGGTGGGCGGCGAGGGCAACGTCGCCAAAGCGCGTTACTATGCTCATGTAAAGGAAGTTGTAGAAGCTGAAGAGGCCCCTCTCGACGAGCGCTGGAATGCCGATTCTCAATATCCTCTTCGCCATGTTGACCTCTATGCGCCAGTGTGGTTTGAGTGTGAGGATCAACCTGTTGTCCAAAAGGAGATACGTCCCAATGAGGAAGGCGGTGCTTATCCCTATCCCCGACGCCCATGCGGCTCCCACGGGCCCTAGCTTTGGAAACCCAAACTTTCCGTAGATCAGAAGGTAATCAAAGGTGGCGTTTATTACGTTCATCAAAATCCCGAGTTTCATTGGGGTCTTGGTATCTCCTGCTCCCCTGAGGGCGGAGTAAAAGGAGAACGCAACGAACCGAATCGGATAAAATAGAAAGACCACCTTGAGATAAGAGTAAGCCAGCGACAGGAGCTCTCCCTTGGCCCCCATTATCCTGAGGACATCGTCGCCGAAGAACCAGCCGAAGAGGAGAACCGGAATTCCGAGGAGGAGGGAAAGATAGAGGCTCTGCTCCAGCACCCGCTCTGCACTATCGAAGTCCTTTGCCCCAACGAACCTCGCGACGAGGGCCAGCGTTCCAATGGAAACCGCCATCATGATGGGCATCATGAACCAGCTCACCTGGCCTCCGAGGCCCACAGAAGCGACCGCCAGAGCGCTCACATGACCGACCATAAGCATGTCAACTAGGTTGAGGAGGGTCTGCGAGATGTTCCCCATTATGGCCGGCCACGCTAAAGACCACAGTCTCTTCCTGAGATCGGCGTCCATGATGCCACCCTACGATAATAATCTACACGATAAAAGAACGGTAGAATATTTAAGAGTTTTCCTTGGGTGAAAAGCTATGCAGAAAAACGGATCAGAACGGGTAGAAAAGACAAAGGGGCTCACTCGCCCCTGATCTTCATGATCTTGATCCTGCCGAGGGTCTCCCAGTACTCGACGTTTATGCCCTCGGTGAGCTGGTCCTTGATATCGTCCTCGACGCCGGTCTCGATCGGGACGTCGAAGGTCTCGTAGGTCTCCATGTCCATAAGCTGGACTGTGTCGGGGGTGAGGGCTATAATCTGGCCGACCCTCTTGTCGATGATCGGAACCTCAACCTCGGCGCTGGTGGGCTTGACGATGCTCCTGACCTTCTTGTCGAAGATTCCAACCGCCTCTATCCTGGCCTTGGCCGAACCGTGCTTGCCGGGTGAGGAAACGGTTATGTTGGCGATTCTGCAGGGCTCACCATCGATGAGGATGTACCTTCCGGGCTTGAGCTTGCTGACCTGAACCTTGGTCTTGTCTCCCATTTTCCATACCTCCTTAAAACGTTCTACGTGGAGTCTGAAAGGGCATTTAAAAAATTTTTGAAAACATCAGCGGCCACCCCTGGACTGGGCCAGAAGGTAGCCGTTGAAGAGGAGGGGCAGGAACAGCATGAGGCTTAACAAAACACCGAGGGTTACGTAGGTTCCCCCGGTCTTCAGCATGTAGTAGACACCAGCTAGGCCAACGAGGAGGGTTCCCAGTATCGCCGCTGTTACTGTTCCCCTATCAAAGGGTGAGGCTCCTTTGATCAGTGGAACGGCCTCTATGGCCATGATGATGGCACCTACGGCGAAGGGAACGGTCAGGAGCATCTCGCGGATTCCCACAACTATCGAGATAAGCCCAAGGACTGCCGTGCCAGCACTCAAAAACGTGACGCTCCCGACCCTCCTGAGCTGGAAGACCTCCGCCGAGATCTGAGCACCTATCTCTACGAGGACTATGAGGGTGGTGAACCCGGCGAGGAAGAGCGAGCTCATGAGAAGGAATATTATGTTTGATGCTTCTGGGAGTTTGCTCTCCCTAATGACCTTGGAGAGGAAGTAGAAGTTTTCGATGGCCCTCATTGGGGGCTGGGTGCTACTGTTTGCATAAATCTGAGCTTTGCGCGCCGTCTGAAGCTTTTTGTTGGCCACCGTAAGCGTCTGATTCATCCTGGCTAGGGTCTGGTTCATCTTTTTGAGGGTCTCTTTCAACTGCTGCTGCTTTTTGAGGATCTCGATAGCCTTGTTTGGATCGGACTCGGGGTTTGAGAATATCCTGGCAAGTTCCTCATGGATCTTGCTGTACTGGATCTTGGCGCTCTGGTAGTTCCTGTACTCCGTCATGTATGTCGTGTACGCGTCGTCGTAGCTCTGGTAAGCCGCACCTATGGCGTAGGCGGTCGTCAGTGCGGCCGCAAAGCTCAGGATTATCTGAAGGATTATCACGGCACCCAGGAGCTTCTTGAGGTCAAGCTCTGCCGGAGCGAAGCTCCCCAAAACATAGTAAACACCCGCACCTAGACCGAGGCTCAGCAAAACCGTGATGAACATGAGCACGAGGCCCCTCACGGTGAGCGGGTGGTTGAAGGAGAATATGGCATCGCGATAGGCGTTCAGTTGCTGAAGGGCGTTCTCCGTTCTGACGAAGCTGTGAACTTCCTGGCGCATGACCAGCGTCGCGGCGATGGCGAATATTATGAAGAGAACAGCCATGGCCCCTATGAACTCAACAGAGCGGCCTTTGAGGAGCACCAAGAAGACCCATATAACAAGGATGACGCCTATAATAACGGAGGCAAGGGCCCTGCTGTTGAGCTCAAAGATCTCCCCCAGGGCGCGGGAGGAGAAGTAGAGGGTCAGGCCGCCCATTATCATAAGGAACATCAAGAGGGTGAGCGTTACCGCTGGAAAGCGGGCGACTTTAACGAAAAATTCGTGGATCAGATACCTCGTCCTGCGCGTTGCCTCAAGCTCGCTGAATATCAGGAGGAGCCCGATGGCGAGAACGATCAGCGAGATAGCGAAGCCCTTGAGTCCGAAGGTTATGTAGTACTTCGGCATCAGCAGGAAGTTCCATATTCCGAGAACGTATCCGGTTATTAGGAGAGCCATCAGGATTGATATCTTCCTCATTTTGACCACCCCAATTCAATTCCCTGGCAGTGGGGGAAGTTGTGTTTAAAAATATAAAAGCGTTATGGGCTCTAAGATTTTTGGGGACACAAAGTCATGGAGGGCAACGTTATGAAAATCCTTGGAATAACGGACGTCCACGGTAAGACATCGAAGGTGATGAAGCTCGTTGAGGTGATTGATGATGTATCCCCGAGCATCGTAATGATCGCGGGGGATATAACAAATTTTGGAA encodes the following:
- a CDS encoding sodium-dependent transporter, whose product is MRKISILMALLITGYVLGIWNFLLMPKYYITFGLKGFAISLIVLAIGLLLIFSELEATRRTRYLIHEFFVKVARFPAVTLTLLMFLMIMGGLTLYFSSRALGEIFELNSRALASVIIGVILVIWVFLVLLKGRSVEFIGAMAVLFIIFAIAATLVMRQEVHSFVRTENALQQLNAYRDAIFSFNHPLTVRGLVLMFITVLLSLGLGAGVYYVLGSFAPAELDLKKLLGAVIILQIILSFAAALTTAYAIGAAYQSYDDAYTTYMTEYRNYQSAKIQYSKIHEELARIFSNPESDPNKAIEILKKQQQLKETLKKMNQTLARMNQTLTVANKKLQTARKAQIYANSSTQPPMRAIENFYFLSKVIRESKLPEASNIIFLLMSSLFLAGFTTLIVLVEIGAQISAEVFQLRRVGSVTFLSAGTAVLGLISIVVGIREMLLTVPFAVGAIIMAIEAVPLIKGASPFDRGTVTAAILGTLLVGLAGVYYMLKTGGTYVTLGVLLSLMLFLPLLFNGYLLAQSRGGR
- a CDS encoding translation initiation factor IF-5A; the protein is MGDKTKVQVSKLKPGRYILIDGEPCRIANITVSSPGKHGSAKARIEAVGIFDKKVRSIVKPTSAEVEVPIIDKRVGQIIALTPDTVQLMDMETYETFDVPIETGVEDDIKDQLTEGINVEYWETLGRIKIMKIRGE
- a CDS encoding MATE family efflux transporter — its product is MDADLRKRLWSLAWPAIMGNISQTLLNLVDMLMVGHVSALAVASVGLGGQVSWFMMPIMMAVSIGTLALVARFVGAKDFDSAERVLEQSLYLSLLLGIPVLLFGWFFGDDVLRIMGAKGELLSLAYSYLKVVFLFYPIRFVAFSFYSALRGAGDTKTPMKLGILMNVINATFDYLLIYGKFGFPKLGPVGAAWASGIGISTAFLIGTYLLLDNRLILTLKPHWRIEVNMAKRILRIGIPALVERGLFSFYNFLYMSIVTRFGDVALAAHQIGLRVESIAYMPAFGFNVAASALVGQSLGEGDPKKAEKTVKEALKMVTAFMSVMAFVLIVFPRYLVMPFLNPSDPNYSEVLRLASIYLIIVGISEIPLGWVFVLSGSLRGAGDTKSPMYVTAVSKLLFRIVPAYLLGFGFNFFGFHFEGLGVIAAWLAMSLETFTSAAFYWWIFRKGKWKTVKV